From the genome of Flavobacterium ovatum, one region includes:
- the kdsA gene encoding 3-deoxy-8-phosphooctulonate synthase gives MNIEKIAQIKHTDSGNFFLLAGPCAIEGEEMAMRIAEKLIGITDKLEIPFVFKGSFKKANRSRIDSFSGIGDEKALKILRKISETFHVPTVTDIHTNEDAEMAAQYVDILQIPAFLVRQTDLVVAAANTGRTVNLKKGQFMSPESMKHAVQKVLDCNNQNVMVTDRGTMFGYQDMIVDYRGIPTMQQYATTVLDVTHSLQQPNQTAGVTGGRPDMIETVAKAGIAVGVDGIFIETHFDPANAKSDGANMLHLDYFEALMTKLVAIRKTINSF, from the coding sequence ATGAACATAGAAAAAATTGCTCAAATCAAACATACCGATAGCGGAAACTTCTTTTTATTGGCTGGTCCTTGTGCCATTGAAGGAGAAGAAATGGCTATGAGAATTGCTGAAAAATTAATAGGTATTACCGATAAATTGGAAATTCCTTTTGTATTTAAAGGATCTTTTAAAAAGGCTAACCGTTCTAGAATTGACAGTTTTTCGGGTATTGGAGATGAAAAAGCATTGAAAATTCTAAGAAAAATATCAGAAACTTTTCATGTTCCTACCGTTACAGACATTCATACAAATGAAGATGCTGAAATGGCTGCTCAATACGTGGATATTTTACAAATCCCAGCATTCCTAGTTCGCCAAACAGATTTAGTTGTTGCTGCTGCAAATACTGGAAGAACAGTCAACTTGAAAAAAGGACAATTTATGAGTCCTGAAAGCATGAAACATGCTGTGCAAAAAGTATTGGATTGTAACAATCAAAATGTAATGGTTACTGATAGAGGAACCATGTTTGGTTACCAAGACATGATCGTAGATTATAGAGGAATACCTACTATGCAACAATACGCAACCACTGTACTTGATGTAACACACTCATTACAACAACCCAATCAAACTGCTGGTGTAACTGGAGGAAGACCAGATATGATTGAAACCGTTGCTAAAGCTGGAATTGCTGTAGGTGTTGATGGGATTTTTATTGAAACTCATTTTGATCCAGCTAATGCTAAAAGTGATGGAGCCAATATGCTACACTTAGACTATTTTGAAGCATTGATGACTAAATTAGTCGCTATTAGAAAAACTATTAATTCATTTTAA
- a CDS encoding 2-dehydro-3-deoxyphosphooctonate aldolase — protein MKKTFITLAFSLAIASCVSTKSTLKNVDDNAPTPQLGSYNTFIISEYSKDKKYGYEEDYPVNVFFMNTYNDTINAVRFLNALAGPKGEQISYSKLESCCPFPTKRSGMGAGFLDVYELKWEGQKKPIQLYMNIYEKGYLMVPVGLSIKK, from the coding sequence ATGAAAAAAACATTTATTACACTCGCTTTCTCACTGGCAATAGCCTCTTGTGTGAGTACAAAATCTACTTTAAAAAATGTAGATGACAATGCTCCAACACCACAATTAGGTTCGTACAATACCTTTATCATATCTGAATATAGTAAAGATAAAAAGTACGGTTACGAGGAAGATTACCCTGTAAATGTATTTTTTATGAATACCTATAACGATACCATCAATGCGGTACGTTTCCTTAATGCATTGGCAGGGCCTAAGGGAGAACAAATAAGCTATTCCAAGCTAGAAAGTTGTTGCCCTTTCCCTACTAAAAGAAGTGGTATGGGAGCTGGTTTTCTTGATGTATACGAGTTGAAATGGGAAGGACAAAAAAAACCTATTCAGCTGTATATGAATATTTATGAAAAAGGTTATTTGATGGTTCCTGTAGGCCTTTCGATAAAAAAATAA
- a CDS encoding YeeE/YedE thiosulfate transporter family protein has translation MNVFFQTWPWYVSGFIIGMIMLSLLYFGKSFGMSSNLRSMCAIMGAGKNVSYFDFDWKSKRWNLLVVLGAMLGGYVAVNLMSDPSNVAINPKTIDALAQLGIDAPNGRLVPEALFGNQTFQDPINIAILLIGGILIGFGARYAGGCTSGHAISGLSNMQLPSLKAVIGFFIGGLIMVHLLFPLIF, from the coding sequence ATGAATGTATTTTTTCAAACTTGGCCTTGGTATGTTTCTGGTTTTATAATTGGAATGATTATGTTAAGTTTATTGTATTTCGGTAAATCATTTGGAATGTCTTCCAACTTGCGCTCGATGTGCGCAATAATGGGAGCTGGAAAAAATGTAAGTTATTTTGATTTTGATTGGAAATCAAAACGTTGGAATTTGTTAGTCGTTCTAGGAGCTATGCTAGGAGGATATGTAGCGGTAAATTTGATGAGTGATCCTTCGAATGTTGCTATTAATCCCAAAACTATCGATGCTTTAGCACAATTAGGTATTGATGCACCAAACGGACGTTTAGTTCCCGAAGCACTTTTTGGTAATCAGACCTTCCAAGACCCAATAAACATAGCTATTTTATTAATTGGTGGAATCCTAATCGGTTTTGGTGCTCGATATGCCGGCGGTTGTACCTCTGGACATGCAATTTCAGGTTTGAGCAATATGCAACTTCCGTCTTTGAAAGCCGTTATCGGTTTCTTCATCGGTGGTCTCATCATGGTACACCTTTTATTCCCTTTAATTTTTTAA
- a CDS encoding DUF6691 family protein: MNILKYIVVGFVFGIVLTKSEAVSWYRIYEMFHFQSFHMYGIISVAIVTGAIGIQLIKRNNIKDIDGLSIEIPNKEKGNYRFWIGGLIFGLGWGLVGSCPGPIFILLGAGFYTIIIVLIGAMLGTYLYGVIKDKLPD; this comes from the coding sequence ATGAATATATTAAAATATATAGTTGTTGGTTTTGTATTTGGAATCGTTTTAACAAAATCAGAAGCTGTTTCTTGGTATCGAATTTATGAAATGTTTCACTTTCAATCCTTTCACATGTACGGTATTATTTCAGTAGCAATTGTAACAGGTGCCATTGGAATACAATTAATCAAGCGCAATAACATCAAAGACATTGATGGTTTGTCTATCGAAATTCCGAATAAAGAAAAAGGAAATTACCGATTTTGGATTGGTGGTTTAATTTTTGGACTAGGTTGGGGACTGGTAGGTTCTTGTCCAGGACCTATTTTTATCTTACTTGGTGCTGGATTTTATACTATTATAATCGTTTTAATAGGAGCCATGTTGGGAACCTATTTGTACGGTGTCATCAAGGACAAATTGCCAGATTAA
- a CDS encoding ATP-dependent Clp protease adaptor ClpS, protein MSTKEKIREKVSVKEIPTLNNEIVVYNDDVNTFDHVIDTLIRVCEHSPEQAEQCSLIVHYNGKCTVKTGPLKKLKPQCLQLLEAGISAEII, encoded by the coding sequence ATGAGTACTAAAGAAAAAATAAGAGAGAAAGTCAGTGTTAAAGAAATCCCGACTTTAAACAATGAAATAGTTGTTTATAATGACGATGTAAATACATTTGATCATGTTATTGATACATTGATTCGAGTATGTGAGCATAGTCCGGAACAAGCCGAACAATGTTCGTTAATCGTACATTATAACGGTAAATGTACTGTAAAAACAGGTCCATTAAAGAAATTAAAACCACAATGCTTGCAATTATTAGAAGCAGGTATTAGTGCAGAGATTATTTAA
- the prmA gene encoding 50S ribosomal protein L11 methyltransferase translates to MSNIYIGYHFTVEPKELGSEILIAELGETAFESFTETETGISAFVQKDLWDEAILENIQILQSEEFKINYSFEEIEQVNWNEEWEKNFEAIDVDGNCHVRAPFHPKTDAEFDIIIEPKMSFGTGHHETTHMMIQHLLETDVTGLKTLDMGCGTAILAILAEMKGAQPIDAIDIDNWCYLNSIENAERNNCEHITVYEGEASLLKDKKYDFIIANINRNILLNDMQAYVDCLNPKGTLLLSGFYTEDIPFIDASCTEKGLTYVKKFERNNWVSLKYVN, encoded by the coding sequence ATGTCAAATATTTATATCGGATACCATTTTACTGTAGAGCCTAAAGAATTAGGGTCTGAAATTCTGATTGCAGAATTAGGAGAAACTGCTTTTGAAAGTTTTACAGAAACAGAAACTGGAATATCTGCCTTTGTACAAAAAGATTTGTGGGACGAAGCAATATTGGAAAATATCCAAATTTTGCAATCGGAAGAGTTTAAAATCAATTATTCTTTTGAGGAAATCGAACAAGTAAACTGGAATGAAGAATGGGAAAAGAATTTTGAAGCTATAGATGTAGATGGAAATTGCCACGTACGCGCACCTTTTCACCCAAAAACAGATGCCGAATTTGATATTATAATCGAGCCAAAAATGAGTTTTGGTACAGGTCATCATGAAACGACTCATATGATGATTCAGCATTTACTAGAAACAGATGTTACGGGATTAAAAACACTTGACATGGGTTGTGGAACTGCAATTTTAGCAATTCTTGCAGAAATGAAAGGTGCACAACCTATTGATGCTATTGATATTGACAACTGGTGTTACCTGAACTCAATTGAAAATGCAGAACGTAACAATTGTGAACACATCACTGTTTATGAAGGCGAAGCTTCATTATTGAAAGATAAAAAATACGACTTCATTATTGCCAATATTAATCGCAATATTTTGTTGAACGATATGCAGGCGTATGTAGATTGTTTAAATCCTAAAGGAACGCTGTTGTTAAGTGGCTTCTATACCGAAGACATTCCCTTTATCGATGCTTCTTGTACTGAAAAAGGCTTAACTTATGTTAAAAAGTTCGAAAGAAACAACTGGGTATCATTAAAATACGTAAATTAG
- the tpiA gene encoding triose-phosphate isomerase translates to MRKKIVAGNWKMHKNAAQTAELLNELVAKLPASTTAQVIVAPTFVNLAAAVTQLEGKGITVAAQNLHQAEGGAFTGEITADMLTSVGVNTVILGHSERRAIFNETDAVIAEKVNTALKHDMTVIFCFGEELKDRQDKQHFNIVENQLRDGLFQIEKASWSKIVLAYEPVWAIGTGETASPEQAQEMHEFIRETVLKSFGADIAEEVSILYGGSVKPENAVEIFSKPDVDGGLIGGAALKADDFLAIVKAAV, encoded by the coding sequence ATGAGAAAGAAAATTGTAGCTGGAAACTGGAAAATGCATAAAAATGCAGCACAAACTGCTGAATTATTAAACGAATTAGTTGCTAAATTACCTGCAAGCACAACTGCTCAAGTAATTGTAGCACCTACATTTGTAAACTTGGCGGCAGCTGTAACTCAATTGGAAGGAAAAGGAATCACTGTAGCTGCTCAAAACCTACATCAAGCTGAAGGTGGTGCATTCACAGGAGAAATCACTGCAGATATGCTAACAAGCGTTGGAGTAAACACAGTAATTTTAGGTCACTCTGAACGTAGAGCTATCTTTAACGAAACTGACGCTGTAATTGCTGAGAAAGTAAATACTGCTTTGAAACATGACATGACCGTAATTTTTTGTTTTGGTGAAGAATTGAAAGATCGTCAAGACAAACAACACTTTAATATAGTTGAAAACCAATTGCGTGATGGTTTGTTCCAAATCGAAAAAGCATCTTGGTCAAAAATCGTTTTAGCTTACGAGCCAGTTTGGGCTATTGGTACAGGTGAAACTGCCTCTCCAGAACAAGCACAAGAAATGCACGAATTTATCAGAGAAACAGTTCTCAAATCATTTGGAGCTGATATTGCTGAAGAAGTATCGATCCTTTACGGTGGTAGTGTAAAACCAGAAAATGCTGTTGAAATTTTCTCTAAACCAGATGTGGACGGTGGTCTTATCGGTGGAGCTGCTTTGAAAGCAGATGATTTCTTAGCTATTGTAAAAGCAGCTGTATAA
- a CDS encoding TlpA disulfide reductase family protein, translating into MKKIISLFILVFVFIACSKNHSEKTSFSKEALTETLLTREGNQVSFESIVKENQGKTTVIEIWASWCGDCIQAIPKLKELQANHPDVNYVFISMDKSDTAWQNGIEKHQLNGAHYMANDQMKGEFAKAIDVDWIPRYIVIDKTGKIALYHAIETDFDQINKTITELK; encoded by the coding sequence TTGAAAAAAATAATATCACTTTTCATATTAGTCTTTGTTTTTATAGCTTGTTCCAAAAATCATTCGGAAAAAACCAGTTTTTCTAAGGAAGCTTTAACCGAAACTTTATTGACACGTGAAGGAAATCAAGTTTCATTTGAGTCCATTGTAAAAGAGAACCAAGGTAAAACAACGGTTATCGAAATTTGGGCTTCTTGGTGTGGCGATTGTATTCAGGCAATACCAAAACTAAAAGAGTTGCAAGCCAATCATCCAGATGTAAACTATGTATTTATATCGATGGACAAATCTGATACTGCTTGGCAAAACGGAATTGAGAAACACCAATTAAACGGTGCGCACTATATGGCTAACGACCAAATGAAAGGGGAATTTGCAAAAGCGATTGACGTAGATTGGATTCCAAGATATATCGTCATAGATAAAACTGGTAAAATCGCTTTGTATCATGCCATCGAAACCGATTTTGATCAAATAAATAAAACAATTACTGAACTAAAATAA
- a CDS encoding BT_3928 family protein produces MKNILTQFSRLFVGLLFIISGLIKLNDPLGFSYKLAEYFSEPVFNMPFFVPYALVIALFIVILEVVLGVFLLIGYKSKWTIWILLVMIVKFSFLTFYSAYFNVVKDCGCFGDALHLTPWESFTKDIVLLVFILILTFNQKLVKPLFRPKTQTFLALSSFVASGFLGYYVLNHLPVIDFRPYQVGTNIQKGMEIPEDAPKSVVEMIFIYKVNGVDTEFTDKDLMNIPEGAIFVDRKDKVITEGYIPPIHDFAMMKDGSDYKEEFLAQPKLMIFVAYDLPNASPEGMNELKTLTTEAKAKGYKVIGMTASTPEQIVNTQKQYAFDFDFYFCDAITLKTIERANPSIVILNQGTIIQKVHYNDISNLKL; encoded by the coding sequence ATGAAAAATATACTTACACAATTTTCGAGACTATTTGTTGGCCTTTTATTCATAATATCTGGATTAATCAAATTGAATGATCCACTAGGATTCTCTTATAAACTAGCGGAATATTTTAGCGAACCCGTCTTTAACATGCCGTTCTTTGTTCCGTACGCTTTGGTAATTGCTTTGTTTATAGTAATTCTAGAAGTGGTTTTAGGCGTCTTTTTATTAATTGGTTATAAATCCAAATGGACGATTTGGATTTTATTGGTTATGATTGTCAAGTTTTCCTTCCTTACCTTCTACTCTGCATACTTTAATGTGGTAAAAGACTGCGGATGTTTTGGAGATGCTTTGCACTTAACCCCTTGGGAATCGTTTACTAAAGATATTGTTTTATTAGTCTTTATTTTGATTTTGACATTCAATCAAAAATTAGTAAAACCATTATTTAGACCAAAAACTCAAACATTTTTGGCTTTAAGTAGTTTTGTAGCATCAGGATTTTTGGGGTATTATGTATTGAATCATTTACCTGTAATAGATTTTAGACCGTACCAAGTAGGTACCAACATCCAAAAAGGAATGGAGATTCCAGAAGACGCACCAAAATCGGTTGTGGAAATGATTTTTATCTACAAAGTAAACGGTGTGGACACTGAATTTACTGATAAAGATTTGATGAACATCCCTGAAGGCGCTATTTTTGTAGACAGAAAAGATAAAGTTATAACAGAAGGTTACATTCCTCCAATTCATGATTTTGCGATGATGAAGGATGGTTCTGATTACAAGGAAGAATTTCTTGCACAACCTAAACTTATGATTTTTGTGGCTTACGATTTGCCAAATGCTTCTCCTGAAGGAATGAATGAGCTAAAAACTTTGACAACTGAAGCGAAAGCAAAAGGATACAAAGTTATTGGAATGACAGCCTCTACTCCGGAACAGATTGTAAACACTCAAAAACAATATGCTTTTGACTTTGACTTTTACTTCTGTGATGCTATAACCTTAAAAACCATTGAAAGAGCTAATCCTAGTATTGTAATTTTGAATCAAGGAACAATTATTCAAAAAGTACATTATAACGATATCTCTAATTTGAAATTATAG
- a CDS encoding DUF1599 domain-containing protein, protein MKNTSQEYDQVMAICRDLFTKKMKDYGSAWRILRLPSLTDQIFIKAQRIRSLQENEVRKVDEDETGEFIGIINYSLMALIQLELGVVDQPDLDLEKATELYDAKALLTKELMEAKNHDYGEAWREMRVSSLTDLILQKLLRVKQIEDNKGKTLVSEGIDANYQDMLNYSVFALILMGFKK, encoded by the coding sequence ATGAAGAATACTTCTCAGGAATATGATCAGGTTATGGCAATTTGCCGCGACTTATTTACCAAGAAAATGAAAGATTACGGAAGTGCATGGCGCATATTGAGATTGCCATCACTTACTGACCAAATATTTATCAAAGCCCAACGTATTCGCAGTTTACAAGAAAACGAAGTGCGCAAAGTAGACGAAGATGAAACAGGAGAATTCATCGGAATCATCAATTATTCCCTTATGGCTTTAATTCAATTGGAATTGGGAGTTGTGGATCAACCCGATTTAGACCTAGAAAAAGCAACCGAATTATACGATGCAAAAGCATTATTAACCAAAGAATTAATGGAAGCTAAAAACCATGATTATGGGGAAGCTTGGCGTGAAATGCGAGTGAGTTCTTTGACCGATTTGATTTTACAAAAACTTTTGCGTGTCAAACAAATTGAAGACAATAAAGGAAAAACATTGGTTTCTGAAGGAATTGACGCTAACTATCAAGACATGCTAAACTATTCTGTTTTTGCATTAATACTAATGGGATTCAAAAAATAA
- the folP gene encoding dihydropteroate synthase, protein MTINCKGQLIDLNTPKVMGILNVTPNSFFDGGKYKEKNTLLLQVAKMLTDGATFIDIGAYSSKPNAEFVSEQEEISRIVPVVELILKHFPETLLSIDTFRSQVAKICIESGAAIINDISAGKLDVKMLETVAHYNVPYIMMHMKGTPQTMQSLTQYNDIVKEMLFYFSERVNQARSLGINNLIVDPGFGFAKTLEQNFEVLQKLDLFQMLELPLLTGVSRKSMIYKTLENSPEEALNGTTVLNTMALTKGAKILRVHDVKEAVETVKLWNKLNS, encoded by the coding sequence ATGACAATAAACTGCAAAGGACAATTAATCGATTTGAATACACCCAAAGTAATGGGGATTCTAAATGTAACACCTAATTCATTTTTTGATGGTGGAAAGTATAAGGAGAAAAACACTCTACTTTTACAAGTAGCAAAAATGCTTACTGATGGGGCTACTTTCATTGATATTGGAGCTTATTCCAGTAAACCCAATGCTGAATTTGTTTCAGAACAAGAAGAAATCAGTCGGATTGTTCCTGTGGTCGAATTGATTTTAAAACATTTTCCAGAAACGTTACTTTCGATTGATACGTTCAGAAGTCAAGTAGCTAAAATTTGTATCGAAAGTGGGGCTGCTATAATCAATGATATCTCAGCAGGAAAATTAGATGTTAAAATGTTAGAAACCGTTGCTCATTATAATGTACCTTATATCATGATGCACATGAAAGGAACGCCACAAACGATGCAATCCTTGACTCAATATAATGATATTGTCAAAGAAATGTTGTTCTATTTCTCCGAAAGAGTGAATCAAGCTAGAAGTCTTGGTATAAACAATTTGATTGTAGATCCTGGATTTGGATTTGCCAAAACCTTGGAACAAAACTTTGAAGTACTTCAAAAACTAGACTTGTTTCAAATGTTAGAATTGCCTTTGTTGACAGGAGTTTCAAGAAAATCTATGATATATAAAACATTAGAAAATAGCCCAGAAGAAGCTTTGAATGGAACAACCGTTTTAAATACAATGGCATTAACCAAAGGCGCAAAAATTTTGCGAGTTCATGACGTTAAAGAAGCGGTAGAAACCGTTAAATTGTGGAATAAATTAAATTCATAA
- the rlmH gene encoding 23S rRNA (pseudouridine(1915)-N(3))-methyltransferase RlmH, with translation MNIKLLAIGKTDNKALQSLIDDYTKRLSFYIKFDLEVIPDIKNVKNLSESQQKEKEGELILSKITPTDQLILLDENGKTFSSVAFSEDLQKKMNSGVKTLVFVIGGPYGFSDTVYVKAKGKISLSLMTFSHQMVRLFFIEQLYRGFTILKNEPYHHQ, from the coding sequence ATGAACATCAAACTTCTTGCTATTGGCAAAACAGATAATAAAGCACTTCAATCACTAATTGACGATTACACTAAGCGTTTGTCTTTTTACATCAAATTTGATTTAGAAGTGATTCCCGATATCAAAAATGTAAAAAACTTGTCTGAAAGCCAACAAAAAGAAAAAGAAGGCGAATTAATTTTATCCAAAATTACCCCTACCGACCAACTCATTTTATTAGATGAAAATGGAAAAACCTTCTCGAGTGTCGCTTTTTCCGAAGATTTGCAAAAAAAAATGAATTCTGGTGTCAAAACCCTAGTTTTTGTAATTGGTGGTCCTTACGGTTTTTCAGATACGGTTTATGTCAAAGCAAAAGGCAAAATTTCGCTTTCGCTAATGACCTTCTCTCACCAAATGGTGCGTTTGTTTTTTATCGAACAATTGTACCGTGGCTTTACGATTTTGAAAAATGAACCGTATCATCACCAGTAG
- a CDS encoding ATP-binding cassette domain-containing protein — MQHLTHWDILLGNQVAKKDFIDKIISGQAEGELEPFNTKKGILFSDLSIEKFIEKEYIYQSVEAAPEMHRQLRTFSSGERKKAFLKYCINRNPDFIILDNPLDHLDFASRKELHIHLEDLAHNIILIQLVNRSADLLPFIKNKRQINDHSLDLNPLTAVSNTHYLTLKAIPKPIEQIDCPNPVLIQMNNLKVSYNEKPILNNINWTIKKGEFWQLIGPNGSGKSTILSLITGDNPKGYGQDLYLFGKKKGSGESIWDIKKKIGQFSSSMIEMFQKRHSVEQMILSGFFDSVGLYNIPSSLQIKKMNEWLDFLNMQQAKKTPFILLSVGQQRVIMIIRAVLKHPPLLILDEPTEGLDDENVALVTQLISHLAKETTIAIIFVSHRVEKLLAPNSIFELTPKATGSEGEIRIQN, encoded by the coding sequence ATGCAGCATCTTACTCATTGGGACATCCTTTTAGGCAATCAAGTAGCCAAAAAAGATTTTATTGACAAAATCATTTCTGGACAAGCCGAAGGAGAATTAGAACCATTCAATACTAAAAAAGGAATTCTATTTTCAGACTTATCAATAGAAAAATTTATCGAAAAAGAATACATATACCAATCTGTTGAAGCTGCTCCAGAAATGCATCGCCAACTACGAACCTTTTCATCTGGTGAACGTAAAAAAGCTTTTTTAAAATACTGTATCAACCGGAATCCTGACTTTATAATTCTCGATAATCCTTTGGATCATTTGGATTTTGCTTCTAGAAAAGAATTACATATTCATCTAGAAGACTTAGCCCATAACATCATTTTGATTCAGCTAGTGAATCGTTCAGCCGATTTATTACCATTTATAAAGAACAAACGACAAATCAATGATCATTCACTTGATTTGAACCCTTTGACAGCCGTTTCAAATACACATTATCTTACATTAAAAGCAATTCCTAAACCCATCGAGCAGATAGATTGTCCTAATCCTGTTTTAATACAGATGAACAATCTAAAAGTGAGTTACAACGAAAAACCTATCTTAAACAACATCAATTGGACAATTAAAAAAGGGGAATTTTGGCAACTCATTGGTCCAAATGGTTCGGGAAAAAGTACTATACTTTCTTTGATTACAGGCGACAACCCAAAAGGGTACGGACAAGATTTGTATTTATTTGGAAAAAAGAAAGGCAGTGGCGAAAGTATTTGGGACATTAAGAAAAAAATCGGGCAATTTTCGTCATCAATGATCGAAATGTTTCAAAAAAGACATAGTGTAGAACAAATGATTCTCTCTGGTTTTTTCGATTCAGTTGGTCTTTATAATATCCCAAGTAGTTTGCAAATAAAAAAAATGAATGAATGGCTTGATTTTCTTAACATGCAACAAGCAAAGAAAACACCATTTATCCTTCTTTCGGTAGGGCAACAACGTGTGATAATGATTATTCGCGCTGTATTAAAACATCCTCCTTTATTGATTCTAGACGAACCAACAGAAGGTTTGGATGATGAAAACGTAGCTTTGGTTACTCAACTTATTTCACATTTAGCCAAAGAAACCACTATAGCAATTATTTTTGTTTCTCATCGCGTTGAAAAATTATTAGCACCTAATTCCATTTTCGAATTAACCCCAAAAGCCACAGGTTCTGAAGGGGAAATTAGAATACAAAACTAG
- a CDS encoding MFS transporter has product MQAEIPSIVKTRESPEFVQKTIFSILFTISFAHFINDLLQAIIPAVYPLFKEKFQLSFAQIGMITFTYQLTASILQPFVGMYTDKRSKPFSLIIGMSFTLVGLFFVSIADSFTHLLIAVSLIGIGSSIFHPESSRVAHLASGGKKGLAQSIFQLGGNAGSAIGPLLAALIIMPNGQYYIIYFCLIALLGIFVLYKIGIWYRDHLELKRINKTVERTIVHHLSRNRVISSLVILLILIFSKYFYLTSITSYYTFFLIDKFHVSIPESQMYLFVFLGAVAVGTFIGGPLGDKFGRKYVIWASILGVAPFTLILPYASLFWVGILSVIIGLILASAFSAILVYATELLPGKVGLVAGLFFGFAFGMAGIGSAVLGKLADMTSIEYIFQVCAFLPLIGIITGFLPNIETKNDN; this is encoded by the coding sequence ATGCAAGCAGAAATCCCATCGATAGTCAAAACTAGAGAATCACCCGAATTTGTCCAGAAGACTATCTTCTCTATTCTGTTCACTATTAGTTTTGCACATTTTATAAATGATTTACTGCAAGCTATCATTCCAGCTGTTTATCCATTGTTCAAAGAAAAATTCCAACTTAGCTTTGCTCAAATTGGTATGATCACTTTTACGTACCAACTAACCGCTTCCATTTTACAGCCATTTGTTGGAATGTACACCGATAAAAGATCTAAACCTTTTTCCTTAATAATAGGAATGTCATTTACCTTAGTTGGACTTTTTTTTGTTTCCATTGCTGACAGCTTTACTCATCTTTTAATTGCAGTAAGCTTAATTGGTATAGGTTCCTCTATTTTTCACCCTGAATCCTCCCGAGTAGCCCATTTGGCCTCTGGCGGTAAAAAAGGATTAGCACAATCTATTTTTCAATTAGGCGGTAATGCGGGTAGCGCAATTGGTCCTTTACTAGCTGCTTTAATTATCATGCCAAACGGACAATACTACATTATTTACTTTTGTTTGATTGCCTTACTAGGTATCTTTGTTTTGTACAAAATAGGTATTTGGTATCGTGACCATTTAGAATTAAAACGCATCAATAAAACGGTCGAAAGAACAATTGTTCATCATTTATCAAGAAATAGAGTTATTTCATCACTGGTTATATTATTGATTTTGATATTCTCAAAATATTTCTATTTAACCAGCATAACGAGTTACTATACGTTCTTTCTTATTGATAAATTCCATGTTAGCATTCCAGAATCCCAAATGTATTTATTTGTGTTTTTGGGCGCTGTTGCAGTTGGAACATTTATTGGTGGTCCATTGGGTGATAAATTTGGTCGAAAATATGTAATTTGGGCCTCTATTCTTGGAGTCGCACCTTTTACGCTTATTTTACCGTACGCATCCTTATTTTGGGTTGGCATTTTATCCGTAATAATAGGATTAATACTGGCTTCTGCTTTTTCTGCAATTTTGGTATATGCCACCGAGTTATTGCCTGGAAAAGTAGGTCTGGTAGCGGGGCTTTTCTTTGGGTTTGCTTTTGGGATGGCTGGAATTGGATCTGCTGTTTTAGGAAAACTTGCCGATATGACTTCTATAGAATATATTTTTCAAGTCTGTGCATTTTTACCTTTAATCGGTATTATAACTGGATTTTTGCCCAACATTGAAACTAAAAACGATAATTAA